The Flavobacteriales bacterium genomic interval TCAGCTCACTCTTTGATCAGCGAGTGCTCGATCACCTGACCATCATCCAAGTAGATATAGGCCATATAAAAACCCGATTCCATCTTGGTCGCGTCCCAGTTCCAAAGGTGAGAATACTGGCCTCGGAGATGCTCGACCTCCTTCATGGCAATATCATAGATGATGATCTGCTGTATCCCCTCGCCCACAAATAGAAAATCACCTGAGGAAGGATTGGGATAGACCTCCACCCTTACATTCTCGACCTCATTGACCCCTACTGCGGTATTCTCTTGTATGAACTGATAGGATATCCCACATATGTCTCCACACAAGGTCAAGTAATAGATCTCCCCAGGCATGAGATGCGCTATGGCGAGTGTATTCACCTCGGGAAGCGAACTATATCCCACAGGTAGTTCGAGGATCATGTGCGGACTTGAGTCAGTCTCCGTCAATGTGGCTAGGAGTGATCCCTGGACACTTTGCTCCTGCCCTACTTCTATAGCTATGTCCACAAGGATGTTCCCCTGATCATCGGCAGTTAGTCGATATATATCCCCATCTGCATCTGTGCCGAAATGCAATCTGCCATCATATGAGAAGCCGGCAGAAACATCAATGGCGCTCTTCTGTGAATTATTGGGTTCGATATCGCCATCGAATACAGCTCCTTTGAATTCACATTCGATGCTGTATGAAGTACAGACCCAAGGGTCGAGCATGATGAGCCTGATCAACTGGGTGCCCTCTTTTGCACAAACGCTGAGTGTGGTGCTCTCCACCTCTTCCCAAGGACTTGAAGGGATGATAGAGGTGCTGAGGAGGGTACCATCGAATTCTAGGAATTCCACCATCAGAGCCGATTCAGACAGACTGGAATTGGAAACATTGAAGTCGAAGATCAATGTTCCGTCCTTCGGTGTTTGGACATAGAAGTAATCATCGTTGTCATCATTTGCCTGACAATAGATTCCCTGTGTTCCTGTGATCGACTGACCGATCAGGAGGGCGTCTGCTTCATGGACAACATCATTGGGTTCGGTCTCGGTCTGAGCTAGAGTAGAGAGACCGATCAGGAGGGCCGATCCCATAAGGAGGGGCCTCAATAGATTCTTCATGGCGAATAGGGTTGGTGAACATTGAAGGTAGATCGCTCACACATCCATTATTCCCCGGATGACCGATTACAGGAAAAGTCCTGAATAATTCAAGG includes:
- a CDS encoding T9SS type A sorting domain-containing protein: MKNLLRPLLMGSALLIGLSTLAQTETEPNDVVHEADALLIGQSITGTQGIYCQANDDNDDYFYVQTPKDGTLIFDFNVSNSSLSESALMVEFLEFDGTLLSTSIIPSSPWEEVESTTLSVCAKEGTQLIRLIMLDPWVCTSYSIECEFKGAVFDGDIEPNNSQKSAIDVSAGFSYDGRLHFGTDADGDIYRLTADDQGNILVDIAIEVGQEQSVQGSLLATLTETDSSPHMILELPVGYSSLPEVNTLAIAHLMPGEIYYLTLCGDICGISYQFIQENTAVGVNEVENVRVEVYPNPSSGDFLFVGEGIQQIIIYDIAMKEVEHLRGQYSHLWNWDATKMESGFYMAYIYLDDGQVIEHSLIKE